A region from the Chitinophagaceae bacterium genome encodes:
- a CDS encoding phosphoribosyltransferase, with the protein MESKQIEILDKKLIDQKITRIACQILEENTGEKEVIFIGIKENGVKLARKLKAIIEQRKDFNIQMYEMSISKKKPHENEISFDRDLENLNGKIIILVDDVANTGKTLAFAIKPFLKYLPKKIQIAVLVDRQHKMFPVKPDFVGFSLSTTVQEHIKVMLEEGSEKAYLS; encoded by the coding sequence ATGGAATCTAAGCAAATCGAAATACTGGATAAAAAATTAATAGATCAAAAGATTACCCGTATTGCATGTCAGATATTAGAAGAAAATACCGGTGAAAAAGAAGTGATTTTTATAGGGATAAAGGAAAATGGTGTTAAACTTGCAAGAAAGCTTAAAGCTATCATAGAGCAAAGAAAAGACTTCAACATTCAGATGTATGAGATGTCTATCAGTAAGAAAAAGCCGCATGAAAATGAAATAAGTTTTGATAGAGACTTGGAGAATCTAAACGGCAAAATTATTATACTAGTGGATGATGTGGCAAATACCGGCAAAACACTTGCTTTTGCGATAAAGCCTTTTTTAAAATATTTACCGAAAAAAATTCAGATAGCCGTCTTGGTTGACCGGCAGCATAAGATGTTTCCTGTTAAGCCTGATTTTGTTGGATTTTCCCTTTCAACGACTGTACAGGAGCATATTAAAGTTATGCTGGAAGAAGGTAGCGAAAAGGCGTATTTGAGTTAA